From Paenibacillus polymyxa, the proteins below share one genomic window:
- a CDS encoding copper amine oxidase N-terminal domain-containing protein, whose amino-acid sequence MKIRLLVCLVFLFSVATVHSNSTSAQAQTPIHLKVNDHYILYTYPASPFVDAKGRLLIPLQAAEDILGGKVTYNAANKTASVDLLGRNVTTTIGSPEISVNGEPLTMDTVPIMKSNAMFLPVSILLKDTDAQMEWDSKRGLLKLRHDSFTESPILMRFKGQDLAQVIDANAFDLTSFDWDQKQGVLNIHATYKSDLSPVFKQIDFNPMIVYSKGTYSVDPYSKPGSFHKVKITSSGHLVYTKNIGTTNADSDYIKYITSVGRLIQ is encoded by the coding sequence ATGAAAATCAGGTTGCTAGTATGCCTTGTGTTTTTATTTAGCGTTGCTACTGTACACTCGAATTCGACATCAGCCCAAGCTCAGACCCCTATACACCTGAAGGTAAATGATCATTACATTTTATACACCTATCCTGCCTCACCCTTTGTGGATGCGAAGGGCAGACTGCTTATACCGCTCCAAGCGGCTGAAGATATACTGGGAGGCAAAGTAACTTATAATGCAGCGAACAAAACGGCTTCTGTTGATTTGCTAGGCCGTAATGTAACGACTACGATCGGTTCACCCGAAATATCGGTTAACGGTGAGCCGTTGACAATGGACACAGTCCCCATCATGAAAAGCAACGCGATGTTTTTACCAGTTTCCATTTTGTTGAAAGATACAGATGCGCAGATGGAGTGGGATTCGAAGCGCGGTTTATTGAAGCTAAGACATGATAGCTTTACGGAAAGTCCAATTCTTATGAGGTTCAAGGGACAAGACTTGGCCCAAGTCATTGATGCAAATGCATTTGATCTTACTTCCTTTGACTGGGATCAAAAGCAGGGCGTATTGAATATTCATGCTACGTATAAGAGCGACTTATCGCCCGTCTTCAAACAAATTGACTTTAATCCTATGATTGTGTATAGCAAAGGGACTTATAGTGTAGATCCTTATTCTAAACCCGGTTCATTTCACAAAGTCAAAATAACCAGCTCAGGTCATTTGGTTTATACAAAAAATATCGGTACAACTAATGCGGATAGTGATTATATAAAATACATTACTTCTGTAGGCAGGCTGATTCAATAA
- a CDS encoding carbohydrate ABC transporter permease, protein MFKFSNLSYSKQRLAIIVAFSFIPLALLVTFAYLPVINMFKYSFSDWNGYSKRLEYVGFENYIKIFTDPEYFSVFKVSLYYFVATFVQMGLALYFATILSFQTWFKNFFKGILFFPSLMNGVAIGFIFLFFFKPDGTLDTLLQAMGLGSYVKLWLGNPEIINISLAGTSIWRYMGFNFIVFLGAISSISSDLYEAADIDGANRWHQFRSIILPTIKRILQLNLILAISGAISAFDIPYIMTGGSNGSKTFVIQTIDVAFKYSKVGLASAMAVVLLLIVIAVTLLQRLLIRGEED, encoded by the coding sequence ATGTTTAAATTTTCGAATCTCAGCTACTCTAAACAAAGATTAGCGATTATTGTTGCCTTTTCATTTATTCCGCTGGCGCTGCTGGTCACTTTTGCGTACTTGCCGGTGATCAATATGTTTAAATACAGCTTTTCGGACTGGAACGGCTATAGTAAGCGTCTAGAATATGTGGGCTTTGAAAACTATATCAAAATCTTTACCGACCCCGAGTATTTCTCGGTGTTTAAGGTCAGTTTGTATTACTTTGTAGCTACGTTTGTACAGATGGGTTTGGCCCTTTATTTTGCAACCATTCTCAGCTTTCAGACCTGGTTTAAAAATTTCTTTAAAGGCATTTTGTTCTTTCCCTCCCTGATGAACGGGGTGGCGATTGGTTTTATTTTTCTATTCTTTTTTAAGCCAGACGGTACCCTTGATACACTGCTTCAGGCAATGGGATTGGGTTCGTATGTCAAGCTGTGGCTGGGCAACCCGGAGATTATTAATATTTCGCTGGCTGGTACGTCGATCTGGAGATACATGGGCTTTAACTTTATTGTGTTTCTAGGTGCGATTTCTTCCATATCCAGTGATCTGTACGAAGCAGCCGATATCGACGGAGCCAACCGCTGGCATCAGTTCCGCTCTATCATTTTGCCGACTATTAAGCGAATTTTGCAGCTGAATCTGATCTTGGCGATTAGTGGCGCGATCAGTGCATTCGATATTCCTTACATTATGACTGGTGGCTCCAACGGCAGTAAGACGTTCGTCATTCAGACGATTGATGTGGCATTTAAATACAGCAAGGTTGGTTTAGCCTCAGCGATGGCGGTTGTTCTGCTGCTGATTGTAATTGCTGTTACGCTGCTTCAGCGGTTGCTGATTCGGGGGGAGGAGGACTAA
- a CDS encoding stalk domain-containing protein: protein MKSLKSMKKPVIITAVSALAISGALFSQSTYAAQVTKPIQAVYNNIKIIYNGTEVASDAKTEPFLLDGVTYIPLKLAGTALDKKVTWDGTNKRVVIADNGVPIDQSTVTALNNQITTLTQELNTAKAANTTKDATIAQLQKDNQTLKDEASKNSSSTLKDLQKQLNKDYSDSYNTNSDITLDGNKSDIDVTIEMTKSRWDDLSDSRKESYLEDIVKDILKEYKDADIDGTVKNSSNRDKLATFSTNSRGDVTIKKVASSLDTSSIQRSLSDRYGNYAGVGFDFTVRGDSSKATVDVYVNSDDWNNKLTSNQRSNLTDGVIDQLKNRENIDRVEGYIRNKGNSSQIISF from the coding sequence ATGAAATCATTGAAGTCCATGAAGAAACCTGTCATCATCACTGCCGTGTCGGCCTTGGCCATCTCCGGGGCTCTGTTCAGCCAATCTACATATGCTGCACAAGTAACTAAGCCGATCCAAGCAGTATATAACAATATTAAAATTATCTATAACGGAACCGAGGTTGCTTCGGATGCTAAAACAGAACCATTTCTGCTGGATGGCGTGACGTATATCCCGCTGAAGCTGGCAGGTACAGCTTTGGATAAAAAAGTAACATGGGATGGCACAAACAAACGCGTAGTCATTGCTGACAACGGCGTTCCTATTGATCAATCTACAGTTACAGCACTGAACAATCAGATTACAACGCTGACTCAAGAACTGAACACAGCAAAAGCAGCGAACACAACAAAAGACGCTACCATTGCTCAACTGCAAAAAGACAATCAGACGCTGAAAGATGAAGCGAGTAAAAATAGTTCAAGCACCCTGAAAGATCTTCAAAAGCAATTGAACAAGGATTACAGTGATTCCTACAACACGAACTCGGATATCACGCTGGATGGTAACAAAAGCGATATTGACGTGACCATCGAAATGACCAAGTCTAGATGGGATGACCTGTCCGACAGCAGAAAGGAAAGCTACCTGGAGGACATCGTTAAGGACATTTTGAAAGAGTACAAAGATGCCGATATTGACGGCACAGTGAAGAACTCCAGTAATAGGGATAAATTGGCGACCTTTTCAACCAATAGCAGAGGCGATGTAACGATTAAAAAGGTAGCTTCTTCTCTGGATACTAGCAGTATCCAACGTTCTTTGAGTGACAGATACGGTAACTACGCCGGTGTTGGCTTTGATTTCACTGTAAGAGGCGACAGCAGTAAAGCAACCGTTGATGTGTATGTAAATTCTGATGATTGGAACAACAAACTCACCAGTAATCAAAGAAGCAACCTAACTGACGGCGTAATCGACCAGCTAAAAAATAGAGAGAACATTGACAGAGTCGAGGGGTACATTCGCAATAAGGGCAACAGCAGCCAAATTATTTCCTTCTAA
- a CDS encoding AGE family epimerase/isomerase, which yields METLVHEIRQEWKEHILPFWLGLKDEAHGGFYGEVDADLHIHKQADKGGIATARLLWSFSAAARVTGERVYADAARHAFTFLQNHLLDPLHGGMYWMVDYTGQPVDTCKHVYAQAFAIYALAEYARATDDPNALPLAMELFHLVEQKGYDPALQAYGEQYDRSWNEQPNELLSENGVTAHITMNTHIHVLEAYTQLLRAYPNEEVRDALKNVLDILYQRVYDASARRLGVFFDREWHSLLDLTSYGHDIEASWLMEDAMNVLGYHPSEYVNMVMDIASAVAERAVQPDGSLINEREGERVDTTRIWWVQAEAMVGFYNAFQRTQDERFLKIVRNLWTYTRQYIIDPRTGGEWFWSVQADGKPDEREIAGPWKCPYHNSRFCIEMLERMDKQWFITNTMSC from the coding sequence TTGGAAACACTAGTACACGAAATTAGACAGGAATGGAAGGAACATATACTCCCATTCTGGCTAGGCTTGAAAGATGAAGCGCATGGCGGATTTTATGGCGAGGTAGACGCGGATCTGCACATCCATAAACAAGCGGACAAAGGTGGCATCGCCACTGCGCGGTTACTCTGGTCTTTCTCAGCAGCAGCCCGTGTAACAGGGGAACGCGTCTATGCAGACGCGGCACGACATGCCTTTACATTTCTGCAAAACCATCTGCTCGACCCGTTACATGGAGGAATGTACTGGATGGTGGACTACACAGGGCAACCTGTGGATACGTGTAAGCATGTATACGCGCAGGCATTTGCCATCTATGCGTTGGCAGAATATGCACGAGCTACGGATGACCCGAATGCATTACCTCTGGCAATGGAGCTGTTTCACCTCGTAGAGCAAAAAGGATATGATCCTGCTCTACAGGCATACGGTGAACAATATGATCGTTCGTGGAACGAGCAGCCTAATGAGCTACTCAGCGAAAATGGAGTTACCGCGCATATTACCATGAATACGCATATTCATGTTTTGGAAGCGTATACCCAATTGCTGCGCGCCTACCCAAACGAAGAGGTTCGGGACGCACTGAAGAACGTGCTGGACATTTTATACCAGCGTGTTTACGATGCTTCCGCCCGGCGGTTGGGAGTATTCTTCGACCGTGAATGGCACTCTCTGCTTGATCTGACCTCATATGGTCACGATATCGAAGCCAGCTGGCTGATGGAGGACGCCATGAATGTGCTGGGTTATCATCCATCCGAGTATGTGAATATGGTGATGGATATTGCCAGCGCGGTAGCTGAGCGGGCTGTTCAGCCTGACGGATCGCTCATCAATGAACGGGAGGGAGAGCGGGTAGACACCACACGTATCTGGTGGGTACAGGCCGAGGCAATGGTTGGTTTTTACAATGCGTTTCAGCGGACACAGGATGAACGATTTTTGAAAATTGTGCGAAATCTATGGACCTATACCCGGCAGTATATCATTGATCCGCGCACCGGAGGCGAATGGTTCTGGTCGGTTCAAGCGGACGGTAAGCCTGACGAGAGAGAGATTGCAGGCCCTTGGAAGTGCCCATATCATAACAGCCGATTTTGCATTGAAATGCTGGAAAGGATGGATAAACAATGGTTCATAACAAATACGATGAGCTGCTAG
- a CDS encoding CsbD family protein encodes MKDNGISDKIKGNVNKAKGEIKDQIGNATDNKSLQAEGKLDKAKGHLQETAGKLKDHK; translated from the coding sequence ATGAAGGATAACGGAATTAGCGATAAAATCAAAGGTAATGTAAATAAAGCTAAAGGTGAAATCAAGGACCAAATCGGGAACGCCACGGATAATAAGTCCCTTCAAGCTGAGGGTAAATTGGATAAAGCCAAAGGTCACCTTCAGGAAACAGCAGGCAAACTGAAGGACCACAAATAG
- a CDS encoding ABC transporter substrate-binding protein: MKLSKVLMSLLSVLLLAGLFTGCTSKKDAPATSSDPKGPEGEITVITQRTDIVDTVFQDYAKEFNKIYPNVKVNFQALADYDGQIKIRMGTRDYGDVLLIPGSIPIEELPNFFEPLGTYEEMKNKYTGIEERTVDGNSYGIPIAMVYSGVIYNKKVFKEAGITQIPKTPDQFLKALQQIKDKTKAVPLFTNYASGWALTQWESSLATVAGTKEYVNVTQPNSDDNFTKGQPHYELYKVLYDAAKNGLIEKDPTTTDWETSKADLAQGKIGTMVLGSWAIDQIKSVASNKDDIGFMPFPTNASKVLVPLAGDFNLAINVNSENKEAARAWVDWFTEKSNYAVEQAGSISPLKGAEMPAILKQYENEGVVFEALTPSPKGQEGIVDKIDKMGEIGLWQPDFKKRIIEAAVGNRPESYDTIMKDLNDAWVKARAEVAAKEAK; the protein is encoded by the coding sequence ATGAAGTTGTCCAAGGTTTTAATGTCATTACTATCCGTGCTTTTGTTAGCGGGACTGTTTACTGGCTGTACCTCAAAGAAGGATGCGCCAGCTACCAGCTCTGATCCGAAGGGACCGGAAGGGGAAATTACGGTGATCACACAGCGGACAGATATTGTGGATACCGTATTTCAGGATTACGCCAAGGAATTTAACAAAATTTATCCGAACGTGAAGGTCAATTTTCAGGCATTGGCCGATTATGATGGTCAAATTAAAATTCGGATGGGGACTCGGGATTACGGAGATGTTTTGCTAATTCCTGGGAGTATTCCAATTGAAGAGCTACCCAATTTTTTCGAGCCTCTAGGTACTTATGAGGAGATGAAAAACAAGTATACCGGCATTGAAGAACGTACAGTGGATGGTAACAGCTACGGTATTCCGATTGCGATGGTTTACTCGGGTGTGATTTATAACAAAAAGGTGTTCAAGGAAGCAGGAATCACACAAATTCCTAAAACACCGGATCAATTCCTGAAAGCGTTACAGCAAATTAAGGACAAAACCAAGGCAGTGCCGCTGTTTACGAACTATGCCTCTGGTTGGGCATTGACCCAGTGGGAGTCTAGCCTGGCAACAGTAGCGGGTACGAAGGAATACGTGAATGTCACACAACCGAATTCAGATGACAATTTCACGAAGGGTCAGCCCCACTATGAGTTGTACAAGGTCCTGTACGATGCAGCTAAAAATGGTCTGATTGAAAAAGATCCAACGACTACCGATTGGGAGACTTCCAAGGCGGATCTTGCGCAAGGCAAAATTGGTACGATGGTGCTTGGCTCTTGGGCAATTGATCAGATCAAAAGCGTAGCTTCTAACAAGGATGATATCGGTTTTATGCCTTTCCCGACGAATGCCTCCAAGGTACTTGTACCGCTGGCAGGTGACTTTAACCTCGCTATTAACGTAAACAGTGAAAATAAAGAGGCGGCCCGTGCCTGGGTGGACTGGTTTACCGAAAAATCCAACTATGCCGTAGAGCAGGCAGGCAGCATTAGTCCGCTGAAGGGTGCCGAAATGCCTGCCATTTTGAAGCAGTATGAGAATGAGGGAGTTGTTTTTGAAGCGCTCACTCCGTCACCGAAGGGGCAGGAAGGAATTGTCGATAAAATCGACAAAATGGGAGAAATCGGCTTGTGGCAACCTGATTTCAAGAAACGAATTATTGAGGCAGCGGTGGGTAACCGCCCGGAATCGTATGACACCATTATGAAGGATCTGAACGATGCATGGGTGAAGGCGCGTGCTGAAGTGGCAGCCAAGGAAGCAAAATAG
- a CDS encoding glycoside hydrolase family 130 protein: MVHNKYDELLAQQEELITRPNEVKTSFYNGIYERYLYPVLTRHHVPIHWRFDLDAQTNPFFMERLGVNAALNPGAIYHEGKYILVSRTEGLDRKSFFALAESDNGIDQFRFVDAPLVWDDIDPEETNMYDMRLVKHEDGWIYGIYCSEKKDPDAPSHDTSSAVAQAGLVRTRDLRTWTRLPNITTQSPQQRNVVLHPEFVDGQYAFYTRPQDGFISTGSGGGIAFGLCKDITQPVIKHETVIDERYYHTVYEVKNGQGPAPIKTSRGWIHIAHGVRNTAAGLRYVLYTFATSLEDPTRVIAKPGGHFLAPYDEERVGDVSNVIFCNGAVVNERDEVFIYYASSDTRIHVATTTIARLEDYTFNTPSDPLRSLGSAAVRRELIHRNEALLQASNRTSQRI; the protein is encoded by the coding sequence ATGGTTCATAACAAATACGATGAGCTGCTAGCGCAGCAAGAAGAACTGATTACGCGCCCCAATGAGGTTAAAACCTCCTTTTACAATGGTATCTATGAACGCTACCTCTATCCGGTGCTCACACGCCATCATGTTCCCATTCACTGGCGGTTTGATCTGGATGCACAAACCAATCCCTTTTTCATGGAACGACTGGGTGTCAATGCAGCATTGAATCCTGGAGCGATCTATCATGAAGGAAAATACATTCTTGTTTCGCGCACCGAGGGACTGGACCGAAAGTCATTTTTTGCCTTAGCAGAGAGCGATAACGGCATTGATCAGTTTCGATTCGTTGACGCTCCCTTAGTATGGGATGATATCGACCCGGAAGAAACCAATATGTACGATATGCGGCTGGTGAAGCATGAAGACGGCTGGATTTACGGTATTTATTGCTCGGAGAAAAAGGACCCTGACGCGCCATCCCACGATACCTCCAGCGCTGTCGCTCAGGCTGGACTGGTCCGCACTCGTGATCTCCGCACATGGACCCGGCTCCCCAACATCACTACCCAGTCCCCGCAGCAACGTAACGTTGTCCTGCACCCCGAATTTGTGGACGGCCAATATGCCTTCTATACTCGTCCCCAAGATGGGTTTATTTCGACCGGCTCAGGCGGAGGCATCGCGTTCGGTCTCTGCAAAGATATTACACAGCCCGTGATTAAACATGAGACAGTCATTGACGAGCGCTACTATCATACGGTATACGAAGTTAAGAACGGCCAAGGTCCTGCTCCGATCAAAACGAGTCGAGGCTGGATTCATATCGCTCACGGGGTACGCAATACAGCCGCCGGGCTGCGATATGTGCTGTATACCTTTGCCACCAGTCTGGAAGACCCTACGCGCGTCATCGCCAAGCCCGGTGGGCATTTTCTGGCTCCTTATGATGAGGAACGCGTGGGTGATGTTTCGAATGTTATTTTCTGCAATGGAGCAGTCGTTAATGAACGGGATGAAGTCTTCATATACTATGCGTCCAGTGATACCCGTATCCACGTGGCGACGACCACGATTGCCCGTCTGGAGGACTATACTTTCAATACACCATCCGACCCATTGCGTTCTCTCGGCAGCGCCGCTGTCCGCCGTGAACTGATCCATCGCAATGAAGCGCTATTGCAAGCAAGCAACCGTACTTCCCAGCGGATCTAA
- a CDS encoding DUF2179 domain-containing protein: MLKILLFILVIQLIYVSAYTLRMILTLKGQKYIAALISTVEVTVYVLGLNVVLKYLDQVASLAVYAIGYAVGILIGAWIEEKIALGYVTVKVISNEINGGIANALRDKGYGVTAWLGSGRDGERLVMEILAKRKNQNKLYQSILELDPKAFVITVEPKQFHGGFWTKAIRK, translated from the coding sequence ATGCTCAAAATTTTATTGTTTATTCTCGTTATTCAACTTATTTATGTATCGGCGTACACACTGCGCATGATTTTGACGCTGAAAGGACAGAAGTACATTGCTGCACTCATCAGCACCGTGGAAGTTACAGTTTATGTGTTGGGCTTGAATGTCGTGCTTAAGTATCTGGATCAAGTGGCAAGTCTTGCGGTATACGCTATAGGCTACGCAGTGGGGATTCTTATTGGAGCGTGGATTGAGGAAAAAATAGCGCTCGGTTATGTCACCGTGAAGGTGATCAGCAATGAGATCAATGGAGGAATTGCCAATGCGCTGCGAGACAAAGGATACGGCGTTACAGCCTGGCTGGGCAGTGGACGTGATGGAGAACGCCTCGTAATGGAGATTTTGGCCAAGCGTAAAAACCAGAATAAGCTGTATCAGTCTATCCTGGAGCTGGATCCCAAGGCTTTTGTCATTACGGTGGAGCCAAAGCAATTTCATGGTGGTTTCTGGACCAAGGCTATCCGCAAATAA
- a CDS encoding substrate-binding domain-containing protein: MKSNVTMRDIADKLGISSVTVSKALNDKDGVSEELKERIKTLAGEMGYRFNTVAKSMKEGLTYNIGVVIPERFTGPGQSFYLHIYQQISRALEPYGYYGILHILHREDEEQLNLPRIYYDRKVDGFILLGQVSKPYIELVQTMDQPKMFLDFYDEHADIDSVVTDNFYGAYELTNYLIAQGHRDIAYVGNIYSTSSIQDRFLGYYKSLLEHRLPLRNEWVLSDRDDEGSYVEMDLPQPLPTAFVCNCDQVAHNLVHQMIGLGYRVPEDCSVVGFDNDVYATLIVPQLTTVGVDIEQMARTAVDSIMKKISHPGSRFGRVLVQGHIVYRDSVQPLERS, encoded by the coding sequence ATGAAGAGCAACGTAACGATGCGGGATATTGCAGATAAGCTGGGAATAAGCAGCGTGACCGTGTCGAAGGCGCTCAATGACAAGGATGGGGTTAGCGAGGAACTCAAAGAACGTATTAAAACACTCGCGGGCGAAATGGGTTATCGTTTTAATACCGTTGCCAAGTCCATGAAAGAGGGGCTCACCTATAACATTGGTGTTGTCATCCCTGAACGTTTTACTGGTCCTGGCCAATCGTTTTATTTGCATATTTACCAGCAAATTTCACGGGCACTGGAGCCCTACGGCTACTACGGGATCCTTCACATCCTCCATCGCGAGGACGAGGAGCAGCTTAATCTGCCACGTATCTATTACGACCGTAAGGTGGACGGCTTCATTCTTCTGGGCCAAGTGAGCAAGCCATATATTGAGCTGGTACAAACCATGGACCAACCTAAAATGTTTCTCGACTTTTATGATGAGCATGCCGATATCGATTCTGTGGTGACGGATAATTTTTACGGAGCCTACGAGCTAACTAATTATTTGATCGCCCAGGGACACCGGGATATTGCTTATGTGGGAAATATCTATTCCACCAGCAGTATTCAGGACCGTTTCCTCGGCTACTATAAATCCTTGCTGGAGCACAGGTTGCCCCTCCGTAACGAGTGGGTACTCAGCGACCGGGACGACGAAGGGTCCTATGTTGAAATGGATCTGCCTCAGCCACTACCGACTGCCTTTGTATGCAACTGCGATCAGGTCGCTCACAATCTGGTGCACCAGATGATTGGTCTGGGATACCGCGTACCTGAGGACTGCTCTGTGGTCGGCTTTGATAACGATGTATACGCCACGCTTATTGTTCCGCAACTGACCACGGTCGGAGTAGACATTGAGCAAATGGCACGTACGGCGGTGGATTCAATAATGAAAAAAATAAGCCATCCCGGCAGTCGTTTTGGTCGAGTCCTTGTACAGGGTCATATTGTATATCGTGATTCCGTGCAGCCCCTTGAGAGGTCATGA
- a CDS encoding cold-shock protein: MYRRQAPEIIPEENTAIWSCTNEGCNGWMRTDFTFLSEPACPLCQATMGQEMRMLPILNRTGNSFVAQRS; encoded by the coding sequence ATGTACAGACGCCAGGCCCCGGAAATCATTCCAGAGGAAAATACGGCTATTTGGTCGTGTACCAACGAGGGTTGCAACGGATGGATGAGAACGGATTTTACCTTTTTGAGCGAGCCGGCTTGTCCACTTTGCCAAGCCACGATGGGACAGGAAATGCGAATGCTGCCGATTCTCAATCGGACGGGCAATTCCTTTGTCGCCCAGCGCTCTTAA